The sequence GAGTTGTTTTAAGGAGCGCGAGATTTCTGAAATTTCCTGCACGCGGTTGCCGGCGTAACTGGCGTTGCCCGTGCTCATGAGTTGCAGGTAATCGATGATCAGGAGCTCTAAACCGTGTTCCATCTGGAGTCTACGTGCCTTGGCCCGCAGCTCCGGAATAGTGGAGGCGACGGAGTCATCGATAAAAATATTCGCCTTGTTGAGTTCATCCATAATCGGGCCCATGTTCTGAAAATCGGTGTCATCCAGTTTGCCGCGCTGCAGTTTCCAGGAATCCACGCCCAGCATTGAGGCGAACAGGCGGTCCACCAATTGCTCCTTGCTCATTTCGAGCGAGAAGATGCCCACGTTCTTGCGGCCGCGGATAGCGGCATTCTGCGCGATATTGAGGGCGAGGGCGGTTTTACCCATGCTGGGGCGTCCTGCAATGACGACGAGATCACTGGGCTGCAGGCCCGAGAGTTTCATGTCGAGGGATTTGAACCCGGTGGGCACGCCCTTCACGCTGTCTTCATCCTGCGCCTCGTGCATCTCGGCGAAGCGCTCGTAGCGGGCAGCGAGCACATCGCGAATGTGGATGAATTTGTCTTTGAGGTACATGTTCGAGATCTCGAAGACGGATTTCTCGACCTGATCCAAGAGTTCGGCGACCGGTTTTTCCTCTTCGTAGCCGAGCCCCGTAATGTGCTGCCCGGCGGCGATGATGCGGCGGTGCACGGCTTTGGTCTTCACGATCTGGCCGTACTGGTACACGTGCGAGGAGGTGGGGACCTCGGAAGCGAGCTCGGCGAGGAATGAGCTGCCGCCGGCCTTCTGCACCTTTTCGTTCGCGGCAAGCTTCGTCGAGACGGTGACGAAATCTACCGGCTCGTGACCCATGTAGAGGTCATGGACCCCTTGGTAAATCTCACGCAGGGTCGGGTCGTAGAAATCCTGCGGGGTCAAAAAATCACTCACTTTGATCACGGCCTCGGGATCCACCAGGAGTGCGCCGAGCACTGTCCGTTCGGCCTCGATAGAGTGCGGCTGTGTAGTGATGGCGGGGGTCGTTACTGCCATGAGGACCGGATTGTAATGACTCGGGGCTCTGCGGCAATGAAACCCGCTTGAAGAGGACCTAAAATGCTCTCTCTTGTGAGAGAGAATTGTGGAAGGAGTGTGGAAAGATCAACAGGGAAAATCTTCACAGTCCTTCCTTCCGTGCGTAGAA is a genomic window of Candidatus Peribacter riflensis containing:
- a CDS encoding replicative DNA helicase → MAVTTPAITTQPHSIEAERTVLGALLVDPEAVIKVSDFLTPQDFYDPTLREIYQGVHDLYMGHEPVDFVTVSTKLAANEKVQKAGGSSFLAELASEVPTSSHVYQYGQIVKTKAVHRRIIAAGQHITGLGYEEEKPVAELLDQVEKSVFEISNMYLKDKFIHIRDVLAARYERFAEMHEAQDEDSVKGVPTGFKSLDMKLSGLQPSDLVVIAGRPSMGKTALALNIAQNAAIRGRKNVGIFSLEMSKEQLVDRLFASMLGVDSWKLQRGKLDDTDFQNMGPIMDELNKANIFIDDSVASTIPELRAKARRLQMEHGLELLIIDYLQLMSTGNASYAGNRVQEISEISRSLKQLGRELHVPIVALSQLSRAVESRPGNIPQLSDLRDSGSIEQDADVVLMMYREDYYEEDSDRPGVTDIYIRKHRNGPIGRVELLFKKEQMRFYDIDKVHSA